GAAACCATTCGTTTGAACAATCTGAATCAAGTGCTTGAAAAGCTGGACAAATCCAAAACCTATATCGTGATTTGCCGCAGCGGTTTTCGCAGCGAGATTGCCTGCCAGGAAATGGCTGAAGCAGGCTTTAAAAATCTCTTTAATTTTGCCGATGGTATGCTGGCCTGGTACGAAAAAGGCTACCCAACCGCCCAAGTCAACACTTAGCACTTATTTGGAAGATGGCGCTTGTATCTTATCTGAGCGAATGGTGATGACTTCGCCATTCTGCAAGAGAAGATCCCGCGCCATCTGATAAGGATTATTCTCGTCGACAAACCGGCTGAGGTGCATCATCAAGCGGTTAAAGGGTATATTCAAACTCTTGGTAACAGGCTCCCAATAAGCTTCCTGACGGAATACACCATAGTTGACCTGCAGAATTTTTTTGAGCGCGTCACGGCCAATATAATCGCCAAAGGTGGCATGTAAAACTTCACCATCCGAAATAAAGATTTGCCCGGCCTGCCCTGAAAAATAATCCGTTACCTCAAGCAAACGAGGATGGCGGAAGTAAGAAAAAATTTGCAAAACGCCAAACAAGGCCAAATCTAATAATTCACCACTGAAATGCTGAGCAAGATAAGTCTGTTCAATCAATTCAGCCAATTCCTGGTATTGTTCACGCAGAAAAAAGCGCACCACATTTGGATGTTTCAGGGTTTGAGACAGTGAAGCCTGAAGATGTGCACCAATCAAGATCACCCGTGTATCCAAATAATTTCCGTCAATAAAATCAAGCACTTTTTTCGCTTTGAGAGATTCCATATCCGAATCCAAAATCAGAAGTTCCGGGTTTTTCATAAGCTGTTCCTGAACAGACTCAAAAGTCGTTACCCAATTCGTTACCAAAACGGATTCCTGATGAAAACGAAACAGTTCCCCTAAGAAGACAGGCAAATACTTATCTTCAGACACAATCAGACAGGAAGTAGGGGGCAATTGGGCTTGGGCAGGACCACTTTTTTCATCCAGAATCAAAGCAGAATTGGCCATCAACTGATCCAGCGAAGACGTGATCACTTCATCATCGGTCTCCATAACCTGAAGCTCAGAAAAAAGCCCGCGTTTCATTTTCATGATTTCATAAAAGGCTTTTTCACCTGTCAACTCGCCATACATGGCATGCTGTACCTTGCCTTGGCCAAAATAAATCAAACCCTCTTGATGGGTTTGAGGAGAGGTCAGATAAAGATGGTAATCACGCCCTGAAAATGAAACCAGTTTCACCAATTCAAAGATACTGACCTGATTGAACTGATAAGTCAATCCGCGTTTAAACTTACACATGGATTGTAATTTGGTCCGAAACTGAAGCAAATTCAACTTCTTTTTTAATAAATAACTGGCTTTGCGGGTACGGATCAGCTCAATCAAATCCTCGTCTTCATCATCACAGATCATGACTGGATGAATATTGGGATGGTGCTGCCCCATCCAATCGAGCAGGTCAAGACCAGAGCTTGATTGGAGCTTCAACTCAATCACCACGGCATCAATTGGCATTTTTTCAAAAAAGAACAAGGCTTTTTCTGCCGATTCCGCAGTATAGACGGTATATTCCTCATAGGGCAGATACCGGGCCAACATTTCCCGAATACTATAGGACGGTGAGACGACCAGCAAAGAGATACTCATAATCGACTATCAATGCCTGTCCAGAACCAGCGCGATAAAAAATAAACCTTTGTCGGTATCAATCGGCACGCCAATATGTTCTTTGTTTTTTCCATGAAAGACCTGCTTATCTTTCCCTGAAATCATGATCGGAATACTTACATCAAAAATATCATGGTCATCGGTCGACATGCGGTTTTTCAAACCACCGGCAATCATATTGATAATCTCGCCCACCGACTCATAAACCTCGGCACACATCTCTGAATATTGATCTTCCATCAACC
The bacterium (Candidatus Blackallbacteria) CG13_big_fil_rev_8_21_14_2_50_49_14 DNA segment above includes these coding regions:
- a CDS encoding rhodanese-like domain-containing protein, with amino-acid sequence MNFVKNLTLSQVNSMIETLIQEMNLDQVYQAFQTPPENTVFLDIRRPEEWAEGVIPGAETIRLNNLNQVLEKLDKSKTYIVICRSGFRSEIACQEMAEAGFKNLFNFADGMLAWYEKGYPTAQVNT